A genome region from Alteripontixanthobacter maritimus includes the following:
- a CDS encoding heme o synthase → MTATAATNAPTLPADWRDFFALTKPRVMSLVIFTGLCGLLAAPGSINPVIGFTAILCIALGAGGAAALNQWWESDIDAGMKRTAARPIPGGRMVRGDARDFGLLLSGMSVGTMGLAVGWLAAAILAFSIVYYAVIYTMWLKPRTPQNIVIGGGAGAFPPLIGWVAVTGEITAMPVLLFAIIFMWTPPHFWALALFVQSDYAKVGIPMMPVAKGERSTRRQIFIYAALLVPVAAAPWFIGGTGAIYGISAIVLSTAFLALSVPVALRTSTEQDTMKPEKRLFAFSIIYLFALFAVLVADRLILAVPSAGA, encoded by the coding sequence ATGACCGCCACTGCCGCCACGAATGCCCCGACGCTACCAGCTGATTGGCGCGATTTCTTCGCGCTGACCAAGCCGCGCGTGATGAGCCTGGTGATCTTCACCGGCCTGTGCGGGCTGCTGGCCGCGCCCGGCAGTATCAACCCGGTGATCGGTTTCACTGCCATCCTCTGTATCGCGCTGGGCGCGGGCGGTGCGGCGGCGCTGAACCAATGGTGGGAAAGCGACATAGATGCCGGGATGAAACGAACCGCTGCGCGTCCGATACCCGGCGGCCGAATGGTGCGCGGGGATGCGCGCGATTTCGGATTGCTGCTGTCGGGCATGTCGGTCGGAACGATGGGTCTGGCCGTGGGCTGGCTGGCGGCGGCGATCCTTGCCTTCTCGATCGTCTATTACGCCGTCATCTATACTATGTGGCTGAAGCCGCGCACGCCGCAGAACATCGTGATCGGCGGCGGGGCGGGGGCGTTCCCTCCGCTGATCGGTTGGGTTGCGGTCACGGGCGAGATCACTGCCATGCCGGTGCTGCTGTTTGCCATCATCTTCATGTGGACCCCGCCGCATTTCTGGGCGCTCGCGCTGTTCGTGCAGTCCGATTACGCCAAGGTCGGCATACCAATGATGCCCGTTGCCAAGGGGGAGCGTTCGACCCGCCGCCAGATCTTCATCTACGCCGCCCTGCTGGTACCGGTCGCTGCTGCGCCCTGGTTCATTGGCGGTACCGGCGCGATCTACGGAATTTCCGCGATTGTGCTATCGACCGCTTTTCTAGCCTTATCGGTCCCGGTCGCGCTTCGCACCTCGACCGAGCAGGACACGATGAAGCCGGAGAAACGCCTGTTCGCCTTCAGCATAATCTATCTGTTTGCGCTGTTCGCGGTGCTGGTTGCCGATCGCCTGATCCTCGCCGTTCCATCCGCCGGAGCCTGA
- the ctaD gene encoding cytochrome c oxidase subunit I yields the protein MATTADTFQGHTESHGGSHGAEHHDADHKPGFFARWFMSTNHKDIGTLYLIFAICAGIIGGAISGIMRAELHEPGIQVLGYWVNFMGGEASFDANLHMWNVLITAHGLIMVFFMVMPAMIGGFGNWFVPLMIGAPDMAFPRMNNISFWLTVAGFASLMFSMFVPGGIGNGAGTGWTVYAPLSTSGSTGPAVDFAIFSLHLAGAGSILGATNFITTIFNMRAPGMTLHKMPLFVWSVLVTAFLLLLALPVLAAAITMLLTDRNFQTTFFDPAGGGDPVLYQHLFWFFGHPEVYIMILPGFGMISQIVATFSRKPVFGYLGMAYAMVAIGVVGFVVWAHHMYTVGLDVNTKMYFTAATMVIAVPTGVKIFSWIATMWGGSMEFKSPMVWAMGFIFLFTVGGVTGVVLANGGIDDNLHDTYYVVAHFHYVLSMGAVFSLFAAFYYWFPKMSGRWHSELLAHIHFWGFFIGVNVIFFPQHFLGMNGMPRRIPDYAEAYSYWNEVSSFGYYIMFASMGVFFVNLIYAFTMGKKASANYWGEGATTLEWTLSSPPPYHQFETLPVIEEHHDYHNHLPAEEKA from the coding sequence ATGGCCACCACAGCCGATACCTTCCAGGGTCATACCGAAAGTCACGGCGGATCGCACGGGGCGGAGCATCATGATGCCGACCACAAGCCCGGCTTTTTCGCGCGCTGGTTCATGTCCACCAATCATAAGGACATCGGCACGCTCTATCTGATCTTCGCGATCTGCGCGGGCATCATCGGTGGTGCGATCTCTGGTATCATGCGCGCCGAACTGCATGAGCCAGGCATTCAGGTACTTGGTTACTGGGTCAACTTCATGGGCGGCGAGGCCAGCTTCGACGCCAATCTGCATATGTGGAACGTGCTCATTACGGCGCACGGTCTTATCATGGTATTCTTCATGGTCATGCCGGCCATGATCGGCGGCTTCGGCAACTGGTTCGTGCCGCTGATGATCGGTGCGCCGGATATGGCGTTCCCGCGCATGAACAATATTTCGTTCTGGCTGACGGTTGCCGGCTTCGCTTCGCTGATGTTCTCCATGTTCGTACCGGGCGGTATCGGTAACGGGGCGGGGACCGGGTGGACGGTCTATGCGCCGCTATCGACCAGCGGTTCCACGGGGCCGGCGGTCGATTTCGCGATCTTCTCGCTCCACCTTGCGGGCGCTGGTTCGATCCTGGGTGCGACCAACTTCATCACCACCATCTTCAACATGCGCGCGCCGGGGATGACCTTGCACAAGATGCCGCTATTCGTGTGGTCGGTGCTGGTTACCGCATTCCTGTTGCTGCTGGCGCTGCCGGTGCTGGCTGCAGCCATTACCATGCTGCTGACGGATCGGAACTTCCAGACGACATTCTTCGATCCTGCCGGTGGCGGCGATCCGGTGCTTTACCAGCATCTGTTCTGGTTCTTCGGTCACCCTGAAGTCTACATCATGATCCTGCCGGGCTTCGGCATGATCAGCCAGATTGTAGCGACGTTCTCCAGGAAGCCGGTCTTTGGCTATCTCGGCATGGCCTATGCGATGGTCGCGATCGGCGTGGTAGGCTTCGTCGTGTGGGCGCACCATATGTATACGGTCGGCCTCGACGTAAATACGAAGATGTATTTCACCGCCGCGACGATGGTTATCGCCGTGCCGACGGGCGTGAAGATCTTCAGTTGGATCGCCACGATGTGGGGCGGCAGCATGGAGTTCAAATCGCCGATGGTCTGGGCAATGGGCTTCATCTTCCTGTTCACTGTGGGCGGCGTGACCGGCGTGGTGCTGGCCAATGGCGGCATCGACGACAATCTGCACGACACCTATTACGTAGTGGCGCATTTCCACTACGTGCTGTCGATGGGCGCCGTGTTCAGCCTGTTCGCAGCGTTCTACTACTGGTTCCCTAAGATGAGCGGGCGCTGGCATAGCGAACTGCTCGCCCATATCCACTTCTGGGGTTTCTTCATCGGTGTGAACGTGATCTTCTTCCCGCAGCACTTCCTGGGAATGAACGGGATGCCGCGCCGAATTCCGGATTATGCAGAAGCCTACAGCTACTGGAACGAGGTTTCGTCCTTCGGCTATTATATCATGTTCGCATCGATGGGCGTGTTCTTCGTGAACCTCATCTACGCTTTCACGATGGGCAAGAAAGCCAGCGCGAATTACTGGGGCGAAGGCGCAACAACGCTGGAATGGACGCTGTCCAGCCCGCCGCCATACCACCAGTTCGAAACGCTGCCGGTGATCGAAGAGCATCATGATTACCACAACCACCTGCCAGCCGAAGAAAAGGCTTGA
- the coxB gene encoding cytochrome c oxidase subunit II: MTRFLALIWVAAMLAFAPQSALAQEGLTQSDLVAPPPAIVPPAAMEQVPDDAAADATSGDPVIEDAGGYVPMGPEMIKGQPTNGSITFQDQYSPNGDYALWMHDAILLPMVFGISLLVLGLLLFVIAKFNRRANKVPSRTTHNTLVEVLWTIIPVIILLAIAVPSITLLAKQFKTPPADALTIKATGYQWYWGYTYPDNGGFEIISNMMPEEEARAKGFPGQLEVDNRLVLPVGEPIRIQTTAADVIHSFAVPSLWFKHDAVPGRINEKTMIIKEPGIYYGQCSELCGARHGYMPIAIEALPRPQFEAWVRAQGGTVGNEAADTDGVLGAELPGLQQPESAVPDAAGAGAPPTRTTAPGTPVTE; encoded by the coding sequence ATGACCAGGTTTCTCGCCCTGATCTGGGTTGCCGCAATGCTCGCATTCGCGCCGCAATCCGCGCTGGCGCAGGAAGGTCTGACGCAGTCGGATCTCGTCGCGCCGCCGCCCGCGATCGTCCCGCCCGCCGCGATGGAGCAGGTGCCAGACGACGCCGCTGCCGACGCCACGAGCGGCGATCCCGTGATCGAGGATGCTGGCGGTTATGTCCCGATGGGCCCTGAAATGATCAAGGGTCAGCCTACCAACGGCTCGATTACCTTCCAGGACCAGTACTCGCCCAATGGAGATTACGCGCTGTGGATGCATGACGCGATCCTGCTGCCGATGGTGTTCGGCATCAGCCTGCTGGTCCTCGGCCTGCTATTGTTCGTAATTGCGAAATTCAATCGCCGTGCCAACAAGGTGCCGTCTCGCACCACGCACAACACTCTGGTCGAGGTTCTGTGGACGATCATTCCGGTAATCATCCTGCTGGCTATCGCGGTCCCGTCGATCACGCTGCTGGCGAAACAGTTCAAGACCCCGCCAGCCGATGCGCTGACGATCAAGGCGACCGGTTACCAGTGGTATTGGGGCTACACCTATCCCGACAATGGCGGGTTCGAAATCATCTCCAACATGATGCCTGAAGAAGAGGCGCGTGCGAAGGGTTTTCCCGGCCAGCTGGAAGTGGACAACCGTCTGGTTTTGCCGGTGGGTGAGCCTATCCGGATACAGACAACCGCCGCGGACGTAATTCACAGCTTCGCCGTTCCGTCGCTCTGGTTCAAGCATGATGCGGTTCCGGGCCGGATCAACGAAAAGACGATGATCATCAAGGAGCCGGGCATCTATTACGGCCAGTGCAGCGAGCTTTGCGGCGCGCGGCACGGTTATATGCCGATCGCGATCGAGGCGCTGCCCCGTCCGCAATTCGAAGCCTGGGTCCGTGCGCAAGGTGGCACTGTGGGCAATGAAGCGGCGGATACCGACGGAGTGCTTGGCGCGGAACTGCCGGGCCTTCAGCAGCCCGAGAGTGCGGTTCCGGACGCAGCCGGTGCGGGGGCTCCGCCCACGCGCACGACCGCTCCCGGAACGCCGGTAACCGAATAA
- the pyrE gene encoding orotate phosphoribosyltransferase: MTDDDILAEFRGSEALLEGHFKLSSGLHSGHYLQCARVLMNAERAGRLARALVQKIPREVRQEIDVVVSPAMGGLIIGHEMGRALELDALFLERPDGEFQLRRGFRLEPGAKVLMVEDVVTTGLSSREAIAAVRREGGNIVAEVSLVDRSGGQADLGVPFYPLIELNFPSYEEGELPKELAAKPVTKPGSRAA, from the coding sequence ATGACCGACGACGACATCTTGGCCGAATTCCGCGGTAGCGAGGCGCTGCTCGAGGGACATTTTAAGCTTTCTTCCGGCCTGCATAGCGGGCACTATCTGCAATGCGCGCGGGTACTCATGAACGCGGAACGTGCCGGAAGGCTGGCGCGCGCGCTGGTTCAGAAAATTCCGCGCGAAGTGCGGCAGGAGATCGATGTGGTGGTATCACCGGCCATGGGCGGACTGATCATCGGCCACGAAATGGGCCGCGCGCTGGAACTGGACGCGTTGTTCCTTGAACGCCCGGATGGCGAATTCCAGCTGCGACGCGGCTTCCGCCTCGAACCGGGCGCGAAAGTGCTGATGGTGGAAGATGTGGTGACCACCGGTCTGTCCAGCCGCGAAGCCATCGCTGCCGTAAGGCGCGAGGGAGGCAACATCGTGGCGGAAGTTTCGCTGGTCGATCGCTCCGGCGGCCAGGCTGATCTGGGCGTGCCGTTCTACCCGCTCATCGAGCTCAACTTTCCGTCTTACGAGGAAGGCGAGCTGCCAAAGGAACTCGCAGCCAAACCGGTAACCAAACCTGGAAGTAGGGCGGCCTGA
- a CDS encoding pyridoxine 5'-phosphate synthase, with protein sequence MAGPAIGDTQRARPALRLPALRLGVNIDHVATIRNARGGDHPDPVRAAQIVADVGGDGITAHLREDRRHIRDDDLKRIQDATDLPLNLEMAATDEMVAIALRHNPHAACIVPERREERTTEGGLDAAGQHNRLAPIVWKLADAGIRVSLFIAPEERQLDAALRLRVPVVEFHTGEYAHAHADGDTEACATALKQIADMSALAAKNGIEPHAGHGLTYENVQPVAAIPQLAELNIGHYLVGEAVFVGLETAVRTMRELMDEAR encoded by the coding sequence ATGGCCGGTCCTGCAATTGGCGACACGCAGCGCGCCCGCCCCGCCCTGCGACTGCCTGCCCTGCGCCTCGGTGTAAACATCGATCATGTCGCCACCATCCGCAATGCGCGCGGCGGCGATCATCCCGATCCGGTCCGCGCCGCGCAGATCGTGGCGGACGTGGGCGGAGATGGCATCACCGCGCATTTGCGCGAAGATCGCCGACATATCCGGGACGACGATCTGAAGCGCATCCAGGACGCGACGGACCTGCCGCTCAACCTGGAAATGGCCGCGACCGATGAGATGGTGGCAATTGCGCTGCGGCATAATCCGCACGCCGCCTGTATCGTACCGGAACGACGCGAGGAGCGCACCACCGAAGGCGGACTGGATGCCGCCGGCCAGCACAACCGCCTGGCCCCGATCGTTTGGAAGCTGGCCGACGCCGGGATCCGCGTCAGCCTGTTCATCGCGCCCGAAGAACGCCAGCTCGATGCGGCGCTGCGCCTGCGCGTGCCGGTGGTCGAGTTTCACACTGGCGAATATGCTCACGCCCATGCGGACGGCGATACCGAGGCGTGCGCCACCGCGCTGAAGCAGATAGCCGATATGTCCGCCCTGGCCGCCAAGAACGGGATCGAACCGCACGCTGGACACGGGCTTACCTATGAAAATGTCCAGCCGGTGGCAGCAATTCCGCAATTGGCCGAGCTCAATATCGGCCACTACCTCGTCGGCGAGGCGGTGTTCGTCGGCCTGGAAACCGCGGTGCGCACCATGCGCGAATTGATGGACGAGGCCCGTTGA
- the acpS gene encoding holo-ACP synthase, producing MIIGLGSDLCNIERIENSLDRFGERFENRVFTDVERAKARRRPFTIAGTYAKRFAAKEAFSKAVGTGFKRGVFMKDIGVVNAPSGKPTLALAGGAAARLAEMVPSGHEAVIHLTLTDDHPWAQAFVIIEGIPTQA from the coding sequence ATGATCATCGGTCTCGGCTCCGACCTTTGTAATATCGAGCGTATCGAGAATTCGCTCGACCGGTTCGGCGAACGATTCGAAAACCGCGTGTTCACCGATGTGGAGCGGGCCAAGGCCCGGCGGCGACCGTTCACGATCGCGGGAACTTACGCCAAACGCTTTGCCGCTAAGGAAGCGTTTTCCAAGGCCGTCGGCACAGGGTTCAAACGCGGCGTGTTCATGAAGGATATCGGCGTGGTCAACGCCCCCTCGGGCAAGCCCACGCTGGCGCTTGCGGGCGGGGCTGCGGCACGACTTGCCGAAATGGTCCCGTCCGGCCATGAGGCGGTCATTCACCTTACCCTCACCGACGATCACCCATGGGCACAGGCCTTTGTTATCATCGAAGGCATCCCAACGCAGGCGTAA
- the lepB gene encoding signal peptidase I yields the protein MSILTDTMTDKSPKSAADNDTDDRVDWLGELRGLALMLLAVLAFHSLVAKPFYIPSESMMPNLLVGDRLVVSKYPYGWSWSSASFHVLPRGDWRVWADTPEYGDIIIPVHPVRDEDYIKRVVALPGDRIAVRNGQIVLNGVPVPQTVEPPVEIPVDANAPCNSFDYPQMRMRKPSGALVCAIPTLRETLPNGATYLVLDTQRDAPLDNMDEVSVPEGHVFAMGDNRDNSADSRASATPQGGGLGGPIPLKNVGGRAEFITFSLDGTTSLNPVTWFTSLRGGRAWSTLRPAIADKRAAEEQGATE from the coding sequence ATGAGCATTCTTACCGACACCATGACGGACAAGTCCCCCAAATCCGCTGCCGACAACGATACCGATGACAGGGTCGACTGGCTGGGCGAACTGCGTGGGCTGGCGCTGATGCTGCTTGCCGTGCTGGCCTTCCACAGCCTGGTGGCCAAGCCGTTCTACATCCCCAGCGAAAGCATGATGCCCAACCTTTTGGTTGGCGACCGGCTGGTGGTGAGCAAATACCCCTATGGCTGGAGCTGGTCGTCGGCCTCCTTCCATGTGCTGCCACGCGGTGACTGGCGTGTCTGGGCCGATACGCCCGAATATGGCGATATCATCATCCCCGTGCATCCGGTGCGTGACGAAGATTATATCAAGCGCGTGGTGGCCTTGCCCGGTGACCGCATCGCTGTCCGCAATGGCCAGATCGTGCTGAACGGCGTGCCCGTTCCGCAAACTGTGGAGCCGCCGGTCGAGATTCCGGTCGATGCGAATGCGCCCTGTAACAGTTTCGACTATCCACAGATGCGCATGCGCAAGCCATCGGGCGCGCTGGTATGCGCAATCCCGACATTGCGCGAAACGTTGCCCAACGGCGCGACCTATCTGGTACTCGATACCCAGCGCGATGCGCCGCTCGACAATATGGACGAGGTGTCGGTGCCGGAGGGTCATGTGTTCGCCATGGGCGATAATCGCGACAACAGCGCAGACAGCCGGGCCTCGGCAACGCCCCAAGGCGGCGGTCTTGGTGGACCGATCCCCTTGAAGAATGTCGGTGGCCGCGCCGAGTTCATTACCTTCTCGCTCGACGGGACGACTAGCCTCAACCCGGTTACCTGGTTCACTTCCTTGCGCGGTGGGCGCGCATGGAGCACCTTGCGTCCCGCAATTGCCGACAAGCGCGCGGCGGAGGAGCAGGGGGCAACCGAATGA